One window of the Archangium primigenium genome contains the following:
- a CDS encoding 4'-phosphopantetheinyl transferase family protein, producing MTEPRLLAAYRELLCEDERERHLRFRFEKHRHQFLVSHALVRVCLSRYAPVPARDWRFQRNAYGRPEILVPRGLPPLRFNLSHTDGMAVCAVALGVDVGADVEHAARPGQTVELAESFFAASEVQALRALPPERQRERFFDYWTLKESYIKARGAGLSLPLDQFAFHLEPGRAPTISFDARMKDDPGAWRFVQVRLGMDHPAAVAVRRARELPLTVRCQRTVPLGLDGPAWFVRAG from the coding sequence GTGACCGAGCCCCGGCTGCTCGCCGCCTACCGGGAGCTGCTGTGCGAGGACGAGCGGGAGCGACACCTGCGCTTCCGCTTCGAGAAGCACCGCCACCAGTTCCTCGTGTCCCATGCCCTGGTGCGCGTGTGCCTGTCGCGCTACGCGCCGGTGCCCGCGCGCGACTGGCGCTTCCAGCGCAACGCCTACGGACGCCCGGAGATCCTCGTGCCCCGGGGCCTGCCGCCCCTGCGCTTCAACCTGTCCCACACGGATGGCATGGCGGTGTGCGCGGTGGCGCTCGGGGTGGACGTGGGCGCGGACGTGGAGCACGCGGCGCGGCCCGGGCAGACGGTGGAGCTGGCCGAGTCCTTCTTCGCGGCCTCGGAGGTCCAGGCCCTGCGCGCGCTGCCCCCGGAGCGCCAGCGCGAGCGCTTCTTCGACTACTGGACGCTCAAGGAGTCCTACATCAAGGCGCGGGGCGCGGGGCTGAGCCTGCCGTTGGATCAGTTCGCCTTCCACCTGGAGCCGGGACGGGCGCCCACCATCTCGTTCGACGCGCGGATGAAGGACGACCCCGGGGCCTGGCGGTTCGTGCAGGTGCGCCTGGGGATGGATCACCCGGCGGCGGTCGCGGTGCGCCGGGCGCGGGAGCTGCCGTTGACGGTGCGCTGCCAGCGCACGGTGCCCCTGGGGCTGGACGGGCCCGCGTGGTTCGTGCGGGCCGGGTGA